TTTTATTAATTACTCCGGCCATATTATCCCTTTTATTATTTTATTATCCTTCTAATTCTTTTACTAGTGCCTTGGCATTTTCCCAATCCTTATGGTCATCTATTTCAGTCCATTTTAAACCATTTGTTAAAACAAAATCAATTGTTTTAATAACGCTTAAATCTTTGTATGCAAAATCATAATAGTTTTGTGGATCTTCTTCTATTAACCCTTCTAAAATTCTATTGAATTCTGCTACATCATCATAAAGTACTTTTGATACTCCAATAAATTCTCCACTTGATGATTGAATATCCAATTGTTTGCCTATGGAGTGAATTTTACCATTAGCTATTGTTTTTTCATCATTTAATGATTCATCATCAATTATAAGTTTGAATGATTCTTCGTTCAGTTCTTTAAAGTTATCTATTATCATACCAGTATTTTTTGAAGCAGCCAATTTAGAAATAATTTCCGGATCTACAACATTATCTCCATTAACTAAAATAAAATCATCCAAATCATTTTCCTCAATAAATTTACTGGCAAGATAAGTTGATACTGAAGTGTTTGTTACATCATATTTTTCATTTACAATAGTTTTTATTTCTATATCATACTTTTCAGCTATTAAGGGGCATAAACCCATTACTTTTTCTTTATTGTATCCTACAACAACAATAAATTTTTTTATATCTGCATTTATACAGTTTTTAATCATTCTCTCAAGCAATGTCATTTCATTTATTTCAAGCAATGCTTTAGGAATTTCTTTAGTTAGAGGCATTAGTCTAGTACCCATTCCTGCGGCCAATATCACACCAATCATTTTATCACTATTTTGATATTTCTCATACT
This genomic window from uncultured Methanobrevibacter sp. contains:
- a CDS encoding phosphocholine cytidylyltransferase family protein, which codes for YEKYQNSDKMIGVILAAGMGTRLMPLTKEIPKALLEINEMTLLERMIKNCINADIKKFIVVVGYNKEKVMGLCPLIAEKYDIEIKTIVNEKYDVTNTSVSTYLASKFIEENDLDDFILVNGDNVVDPEIISKLAASKNTGMIIDNFKELNEESFKLIIDDESLNDEKTIANGKIHSIGKQLDIQSSSGEFIGVSKVLYDDVAEFNRILEGLIEEDPQNYYDFAYKDLSVIKTIDFVLTNGLKWTEIDDHKDWENAKALVKELEG